Proteins found in one Mycoplasmopsis gallopavonis genomic segment:
- a CDS encoding MSC_0882 family membrane protein codes for MNNFQPKDNSSNNVNLKTTEIPYGIDEQSAAKVYVDPKNEISPLAHTTIRKEKTIRFIAFVFWLVIFVSSLVAIGVAVGISKTNDYKNASFIGWYILFGLSTILGLVLFIKNAMDFASWRKTEKQFRYNYKRGDVAASTMFAELYKTLTLKNLRLMWLYFFFLTYFGLLLVIVAALNASGTWTIGKEPTSTSNGSFFIKLDWPKILESWFGKIWSFEVIGLIVLVTLTVLLLVVWLYDRKRIKDIQMNLGTDGQSAATLIASVQESRRSENKAWIKFYIFVFILTVLVPLAIFIFLVYTKVIRRKK; via the coding sequence ATGAACAACTTTCAACCAAAAGACAATAGTTCTAATAATGTTAATTTAAAAACGACAGAAATACCTTACGGGATAGATGAACAATCTGCTGCAAAGGTTTATGTTGATCCTAAAAATGAAATTTCTCCATTAGCACATACAACAATTAGAAAAGAAAAAACAATTCGTTTTATTGCTTTTGTTTTTTGATTAGTGATTTTTGTTTCATCATTGGTTGCAATTGGAGTTGCTGTTGGAATTTCTAAAACTAATGATTATAAAAACGCAAGTTTTATTGGATGATATATTTTATTTGGTTTATCAACAATTTTAGGATTAGTTCTTTTTATTAAAAATGCAATGGATTTTGCAAGCTGAAGAAAAACAGAAAAACAATTCCGTTATAACTATAAAAGAGGTGATGTTGCAGCTTCAACAATGTTTGCTGAGCTTTATAAAACATTAACTTTAAAAAATTTAAGATTAATGTGACTTTACTTTTTCTTTTTAACATATTTTGGATTACTTTTAGTTATTGTAGCTGCTTTAAATGCAAGTGGAACATGAACAATTGGTAAAGAACCAACAAGCACATCAAATGGATCTTTCTTTATTAAATTAGATTGACCAAAAATTTTAGAAAGTTGATTTGGAAAAATTTGATCTTTTGAAGTTATTGGATTAATTGTTTTAGTGACATTAACAGTTTTACTTTTAGTGGTTTGACTTTATGATCGTAAAAGAATTAAAGATATCCAAATGAATTTAGGAACAGATGGTCAAAGTGCAGCAACTTTAATTGCTTCTGTTCAAGAATCTAGAAGATCAGAAAATAAAGCTTGAATTAAATTCTATATTTTTGTGTTTATTTTAACTGTTTTAGTACCGCTTGCAATCTTTATTTTCTTAGTTTATACAAAGGTTATTAGAAGAAAGAAATAA
- the def gene encoding peptide deformylase, translating into MNKKFEVKLVELPEKVLRQRSKDVPLPLTEEDIQLAEKMIFHIDDSQKPGTTFRPGVGVAAVQYGVLKRAFYIFLQDDQTGEVFFKDVLFNPKVVYKSAKKIALQEGEGCLSVSEEWPNQAGYVHRAESITVDAYSYQNRKFMRFSVSGYLAIVFQHELDHLEGKLFIDRIKVKEPWRKDRKAKYI; encoded by the coding sequence ATGAATAAAAAATTTGAAGTAAAATTGGTTGAATTGCCTGAAAAAGTTTTAAGACAAAGGTCAAAAGATGTACCTTTACCTTTAACAGAAGAAGACATTCAACTTGCAGAAAAAATGATTTTTCACATTGATGATTCACAAAAGCCAGGAACTACATTTAGACCGGGTGTTGGAGTTGCTGCGGTTCAATATGGTGTTTTAAAAAGAGCTTTTTACATCTTTTTACAAGATGATCAAACAGGAGAAGTCTTTTTCAAAGATGTGCTTTTTAATCCCAAAGTAGTTTATAAAAGTGCTAAAAAAATAGCCTTACAAGAGGGAGAAGGTTGTCTTAGTGTTAGTGAAGAATGACCTAATCAAGCAGGATATGTTCATCGTGCTGAGTCTATTACTGTTGATGCTTATAGTTATCAAAACCGTAAATTTATGAGATTTTCAGTCAGCGGATATCTTGCAATTGTCTTTCAACATGAATTAGATCATTTAGAAGGTAAATTATTTATTGATCGAATCAAAGTTAAAGAACCGTGAAGAAAAGATAGAAAGGCAAAATATATTTAA
- the plsY gene encoding glycerol-3-phosphate 1-O-acyltransferase PlsY: MINFYLIITGYLVGSLNISILLSKIWKKQDVRQFHSENAGATNSYRTFGKLFGITVLLLDILKGYLTVALGYAFWSYFAKDVVYAPMISGLACMIGHTFPIFFKFKGGKGVGCAIGILIALNISLLFVAAIFFFGITILTRYVSLGSVATALILIPFTFIPWISKGDIAYTTPISLPFWVNGLIYIFCAALIVFNHRSNIQRLINGTERKFEVK, from the coding sequence ATGATTAATTTTTATTTAATAATCACTGGATATTTGGTTGGTTCATTAAATATTTCAATTTTGCTTAGCAAAATTTGAAAAAAACAAGATGTAAGACAATTTCATTCAGAAAACGCCGGGGCAACTAATTCGTATCGTACTTTTGGTAAGCTATTTGGTATTACAGTTCTTCTTTTAGATATTTTAAAAGGTTACTTAACAGTTGCGTTAGGTTATGCTTTTTGAAGTTATTTTGCAAAAGATGTTGTGTACGCACCTATGATTTCCGGTCTTGCTTGCATGATTGGACATACTTTTCCGATCTTTTTTAAATTTAAAGGTGGTAAAGGTGTTGGATGTGCTATTGGTATTTTAATTGCTCTTAATATTAGTTTACTTTTTGTTGCTGCTATTTTCTTCTTCGGAATCACAATCCTAACAAGATATGTGTCACTCGGGAGCGTTGCAACAGCACTGATTTTAATTCCTTTTACCTTCATTCCTTGAATCTCAAAAGGTGATATTGCTTACACTACGCCAATAAGTTTACCATTTTGAGTTAATGGATTAATTTATATCTTTTGTGCCGCTTTAATTGTATTTAATCACCGTTCAAACATCCAAAGATTAATCAATGGTACAGAAAGAAAATTTGAGGTCAAATAA
- a CDS encoding ABC transporter ATP-binding protein, with protein METKNNKDLEQSKQETKTTMDADQSSILSKKSLGVKVTKKNVFEVLNADGGSNRMTVDRSIVKILKKAANKKRSKDENKDLKNSENAIIEVKNVSKYYLSGNTVTRVLKDVSVTINKGEFVLIFGKSGGGKSTLLNLISGLDRPSNGQVIVCDKNLPYLSDLNLTLFRREHVSFIFQNYNLLQNLSGYDNVETGAYLQKDKSKKLDLDNLFKEFDMEDVKHKFPAQMSGGQQQRISILRALAKNAEIIFADEPTGALDGNTSEIVLSYLWDINKKYGTTIVMVTHDPLIDKIADKVIRVKEGRIEEVEINPNPSHPKGLHLRD; from the coding sequence ATGGAAACAAAAAACAACAAAGATTTAGAACAATCAAAACAAGAAACAAAAACCACTATGGACGCTGATCAATCATCAATTTTGAGTAAAAAATCTCTTGGTGTTAAAGTGACTAAAAAGAATGTTTTTGAAGTTTTAAATGCTGATGGTGGAAGCAATCGGATGACTGTTGATCGTTCAATTGTCAAAATTCTTAAAAAAGCAGCAAACAAAAAACGTTCAAAAGACGAAAATAAAGATCTCAAAAATTCAGAAAATGCAATTATTGAAGTTAAAAATGTTTCTAAATATTACTTATCAGGAAACACAGTTACTCGTGTTTTAAAAGATGTTTCTGTAACAATTAATAAAGGTGAATTTGTCTTAATTTTTGGAAAATCAGGTGGAGGAAAATCAACACTTTTAAATTTAATAAGTGGTTTAGATCGTCCAAGTAATGGACAAGTTATTGTTTGTGATAAAAACCTACCTTATTTAAGTGATTTAAATTTAACTTTATTTAGACGTGAACATGTTAGTTTTATCTTCCAAAATTACAACCTTTTACAAAATTTATCAGGTTATGATAATGTTGAAACAGGGGCTTATTTACAAAAAGATAAATCTAAAAAATTAGATTTAGATAATTTATTTAAAGAATTTGACATGGAAGATGTTAAACATAAATTCCCTGCTCAAATGTCTGGTGGACAACAACAAAGAATTTCGATTTTAAGAGCATTAGCTAAAAATGCAGAAATTATCTTTGCTGATGAACCAACTGGAGCTTTAGACGGAAATACTTCTGAAATTGTTTTATCTTATTTATGAGATATCAATAAAAAATACGGAACAACAATTGTCATGGTTACCCATGATCCGTTGATTGATAAAATTGCAGACAAAGTAATTCGTGTCAAAGAAGGAAGAATTGAAGAGGTTGAAATTAACCCAAATCCATCTCATCCAAAAGGATTACATTTAAGAGATTAA
- a CDS encoding DJ-1/PfpI family protein produces MNLLVIAQNYFNDIEMTTVLSCLKRSGKLEKLDYYNPSLQNVEGQYGITKLDNILNEVNIDEYDGLYVPGGKGAQTLRTDLISLNLISEFLKKDKYLFAICDAPNVLVESKIIDQTKPYSAFPSEWAKETRTEFYSNDYVTQTGAKILTGRSADASMELGLAILNLVYGKDIANFVYQGMTGRSDKKF; encoded by the coding sequence ATGAATTTACTTGTAATTGCTCAAAATTATTTTAATGATATTGAAATGACAACTGTTCTTTCATGTTTAAAAAGAAGTGGGAAATTAGAAAAGTTAGATTATTACAACCCAAGTCTTCAAAATGTAGAAGGACAGTACGGGATTACTAAATTAGATAATATTTTAAATGAAGTAAATATTGATGAATATGACGGTCTTTATGTACCAGGTGGAAAAGGTGCACAAACTTTAAGAACAGACTTAATTTCGCTTAATCTTATTTCTGAATTTCTTAAAAAAGATAAATATCTTTTTGCAATTTGTGATGCTCCTAATGTTTTAGTTGAATCTAAAATTATTGACCAAACTAAACCATATTCTGCTTTTCCAAGTGAGTGAGCAAAAGAAACACGGACAGAATTTTATAGCAATGATTATGTAACTCAAACAGGAGCCAAAATATTAACTGGTCGTAGTGCGGACGCTTCGATGGAACTTGGTTTAGCTATTTTGAATCTTGTTTATGGAAAAGACATAGCAAATTTTGTTTATCAAGGTATGACCGGAAGAAGCGATAAAAAATTTTAA